A stretch of the Oceanicola sp. D3 genome encodes the following:
- a CDS encoding GNAT family N-acetyltransferase, with translation MSQPPEIFTGNPLENPLTVPGPRPVTIPTLETKRLRLEPPAPEDYPNFKATFASYRSRFMGGPLNPYESWMLYAAEIGHWQIRGFGMWMIHLKETGETVGMAGGWAPAGWPEREIAWIIWPEKAGKGFALEATDRARRYFYHDQGWEGAVSYLDPYDLSSIKLAERLGCTKDKEAPSIGNDEAAVYRHPSLETLRTTQLGDGIALEIEHHIDPIFKPKGGTVD, from the coding sequence ATGAGCCAGCCCCCCGAAATCTTCACCGGCAACCCGCTGGAAAACCCGCTGACCGTGCCCGGCCCGCGCCCGGTGACGATTCCCACGCTGGAGACCAAGCGCCTGCGCCTTGAGCCTCCCGCGCCCGAGGATTACCCGAACTTCAAGGCCACCTTCGCCTCCTACCGCAGTCGCTTCATGGGCGGGCCGCTTAACCCCTATGAAAGCTGGATGCTCTATGCCGCCGAGATCGGCCACTGGCAGATCCGGGGCTTCGGCATGTGGATGATCCACCTCAAGGAGACGGGCGAAACCGTTGGCATGGCCGGCGGCTGGGCCCCTGCAGGCTGGCCCGAGCGCGAGATTGCCTGGATCATCTGGCCCGAGAAGGCCGGCAAGGGCTTTGCGCTGGAGGCAACCGACCGGGCGCGGCGCTATTTCTACCACGATCAGGGCTGGGAGGGCGCGGTGAGCTACCTCGACCCCTATGACCTCAGCTCGATCAAGCTGGCCGAGCGGCTGGGCTGCACCAAGGACAAGGAGGCCCCGAGCATCGGCAACGATGAGGCCGCCGTCTATCGTCACCCCAGCCTCGAAACCCTGCGCACCACCCAGTTGGGCGACGGGATCGCGCTGGAAATCGAGCACCATATCGACCCGATCTTCAAACCAAAGGGAGGCACCGTTGACTGA
- a CDS encoding chorismate mutase, which yields MTDATTTQDDATRAAQLLKGHRESIDRLDAILVYTLGERFKHTQAVGVLKAEHDLPPSDPAREAVQIARLEDLAKRADLDPEFAKKFLNFIIQEVIHHHEAHQS from the coding sequence TTGACTGACGCGACCACCACTCAGGACGACGCCACCCGCGCCGCTCAACTGCTCAAGGGCCACCGCGAAAGCATCGACCGGCTCGATGCCATCCTTGTCTACACCCTCGGCGAGCGCTTCAAGCACACCCAGGCCGTGGGCGTGCTGAAGGCCGAACACGACCTTCCCCCGTCCGATCCCGCCCGCGAAGCGGTGCAGATCGCGCGGCTCGAAGACCTTGCGAAACGGGCCGACCTCGACCCGGAATTCGCCAAGAAATTCCTGAACTTCATCATTCAGGAAGTCATCCACCACCACGAGGCACACCAATCGTAG
- the rpsP gene encoding 30S ribosomal protein S16 — MAMKIRLARGGSKKRPFYSIVAADSRMPRDGRFKEKLGTYNPLLPKDSEDRVKMNMERVQYWLDQGAQPTDRIARMLEAAGVREKTERNNPNKAKPGKKAEERAEEKAAKAAAAAEAANAPAEEPAEEAAAEETAE, encoded by the coding sequence ATGGCCATGAAAATTCGTCTTGCACGCGGCGGCTCCAAGAAGCGCCCGTTCTACTCCATCGTCGCTGCCGACAGCCGGATGCCCCGCGACGGCCGCTTCAAGGAGAAGCTCGGCACCTACAACCCGCTGCTCCCCAAAGACAGCGAAGACCGCGTGAAAATGAACATGGAGCGCGTGCAGTACTGGCTCGATCAGGGCGCCCAGCCCACCGACCGGATCGCACGGATGCTCGAAGCCGCCGGCGTGCGCGAGAAGACCGAGCGCAACAACCCCAACAAGGCCAAGCCGGGCAAGAAGGCCGAAGAGCGCGCCGAGGAGAAGGCCGCCAAGGCTGCTGCCGCCGCCGAAGCCGCCAACGCCCCGGCTGAAGAGCCCGCCGAGGAGGCTGCTGCCGAAGAAACCGCCGAGTAA
- the rimM gene encoding ribosome maturation factor RimM (Essential for efficient processing of 16S rRNA) translates to MSEEMICVGAIGGAFGVQGEVRLKSFCAEPTDIAEYGPLATEDGARSFTVTLTRPLKGALGARLTGITTKEQADALKGTRLYVPRTVLPALPDDEFYHSDLIGLTVTDAGGEKLGQVQAVHDHGAGDLLEIRRVGSSDSFLIPFTREAVPTVDLAAGRIVADPPEES, encoded by the coding sequence ATGAGTGAAGAGATGATCTGCGTCGGCGCGATCGGCGGGGCCTTCGGGGTGCAGGGAGAGGTGCGGCTGAAGAGCTTTTGCGCCGAGCCCACCGACATTGCCGAATACGGCCCCCTTGCCACCGAAGACGGGGCCCGCAGCTTTACGGTCACCCTCACCCGCCCGCTCAAGGGGGCCCTCGGCGCGCGGCTGACCGGCATCACCACCAAGGAGCAGGCCGACGCGCTGAAGGGCACGCGGCTTTACGTGCCCCGCACCGTGTTGCCGGCCCTGCCCGATGACGAGTTTTACCATTCCGACCTGATCGGCCTCACCGTCACCGATGCTGGTGGCGAGAAGCTGGGCCAGGTGCAGGCGGTGCATGATCATGGCGCGGGCGACCTGCTGGAAATTCGCCGCGTTGGCAGCAGTGACAGCTTTCTCATCCCCTTCACCCGCGAGGCCGTGCCAACCGTTGATCTGGCAGCAGGCCGCATCGTCGCCGACCCGCCCGAGGAGAGCTGA
- the trmD gene encoding tRNA (guanosine(37)-N1)-methyltransferase TrmD, with translation MSDSPKSHGAKSHGRLSISASRTPRDLMGPGPRLATSWTAKVITLFPEAFPGVLGQSLTGRALEEGKWALETLRLRDYGKGRHRNVDDTPAGGGAGMVLRADVVGEALEEAALGTPPDRAEWPVLYASPRGKPFDQAMARRFAAGRGLTLLCGRFEGVDERVLEEFDIEEVSLGDFVLTGGEIAAQAMLDATVRLLPGVLGNEASTEEESHSNGLLEHPQYTKPATWRGRAIPEVLLSGHHGRIADWRREMSEKLTQSRRPDLWKKR, from the coding sequence ATGAGTGACAGCCCCAAGAGCCATGGCGCAAAGTCGCACGGGCGCCTCTCCATTTCGGCCTCGCGCACCCCGCGAGACCTGATGGGCCCCGGCCCGCGCCTTGCCACTTCATGGACCGCAAAGGTCATAACCCTCTTCCCCGAGGCCTTCCCCGGCGTGCTTGGCCAGTCACTCACCGGGCGGGCGCTGGAAGAGGGCAAATGGGCGCTCGAAACCCTGCGGCTGCGCGACTACGGCAAGGGCCGCCACCGCAATGTCGATGACACGCCCGCAGGCGGCGGCGCGGGCATGGTGCTGCGCGCCGATGTGGTGGGCGAGGCGCTGGAGGAGGCCGCATTGGGCACCCCGCCCGACCGGGCCGAATGGCCGGTGCTCTATGCCTCGCCGCGCGGCAAGCCGTTTGATCAGGCCATGGCCCGCCGCTTTGCCGCCGGGCGCGGGCTGACCTTGCTGTGCGGGCGGTTTGAGGGCGTGGATGAGCGCGTGCTGGAAGAGTTCGATATCGAGGAGGTGTCACTCGGAGACTTCGTGTTGACCGGCGGCGAGATTGCCGCGCAGGCGATGCTCGATGCCACCGTGCGCCTGCTGCCGGGCGTGCTCGGCAATGAGGCATCGACGGAAGAAGAGAGCCATTCCAACGGGTTGCTGGAGCATCCGCAATATACCAAGCCTGCCACATGGCGTGGGCGGGCGATCCCCGAGGTGCTGCTGTCGGGCCACCATGGCCGGATTGCCGACTGGCGCCGCGAGATGAGCGAAAAGCTCACGCAAAGCCGCCGACCCGACCTTTGGAAGAAGCGCTAA
- the rplS gene encoding 50S ribosomal protein L19, producing the protein MDLIAELEAEQVASLGKDIPDFKAGDTVRVGYKVTEGTRTRVQNYEGVCISRKNGDGIAGSFTVRKISFGEGVERVFPLHATNIDSITVVRRGRVRRAKLYYLRTRRGKSARIAEDTNYKPLADKSGAEA; encoded by the coding sequence ATGGACCTGATCGCTGAACTGGAGGCCGAACAAGTCGCCTCCCTCGGGAAAGACATTCCCGATTTCAAAGCCGGCGACACCGTGCGCGTTGGCTACAAGGTGACCGAGGGCACCCGCACCCGCGTTCAGAACTACGAAGGCGTGTGCATCTCCCGCAAGAACGGCGACGGCATTGCCGGCTCGTTCACCGTGCGCAAGATCTCTTTCGGCGAAGGCGTCGAGCGGGTGTTCCCGCTGCACGCAACCAACATCGACAGCATCACCGTGGTGCGTCGTGGTCGCGTTCGCCGCGCCAAGCTCTACTACCTCCGCACCCGCCGCGGCAAATCGGCCCGGATCGCGGAAGACACCAACTACAAGCCGCTCGCCGATAAATCCGGCGCCGAAGCTTAA
- the rpmE gene encoding 50S ribosomal protein L31, protein MKKDLHPEYHLIDVKMTNGDVVQMKSTWGAEGDTLSLDIDPSVHPAWTGGNTRLMDTGGRVSKFKKKYEGLGF, encoded by the coding sequence ATGAAAAAAGACCTGCATCCCGAATATCACCTCATCGACGTCAAGATGACCAATGGCGACGTTGTGCAGATGAAATCGACCTGGGGCGCCGAGGGCGACACGCTGTCGCTCGACATCGACCCCTCGGTTCACCCGGCCTGGACCGGCGGCAACACCCGCCTGATGGACACCGGTGGCCGCGTGTCGAAGTTCAAGAAGAAATACGAGGGCCTCGGCTTCTGA
- a CDS encoding sensor histidine kinase, with amino-acid sequence MTDNSDYSVHLGVLRSAERVRSAEFSARLLLLLIGTATGTLLMGLTLLPLWLGVYYAAVGLEKFVLWRWPQATSRRFFAVMVGISLLIASLFAALPVYLWLHENNALKYGAMILLVGGVLNVFLVRARIWQISAAYMAPLGGAFLAISASTYEAPGGGPLFYTTLILSATIICYFLIAVYEANRSHRRLLDTERQFFQAQKMEAVGTLAGGLAHDFNNMLSVVQGNLEMIRTAESDSDREAFCTEALTACWRGAALTRQLLALSRGPMMEPVRLDPEDVLLEVERLVRRVAPPNIGLSVTAEPDLPHILADETTLQAALLNLAINARDAMPEGGRMHFQARHLTREDPHPAWLPSGAYVALSVCDNGIGIPEEIIGKVFDPFFSTKAKGHGTGLGLSMVEGFAHQANGHAHAESQSGHGSRFTLYLPAVSAVPRPAAPARGEANTDARPCPKARPARPQPTTG; translated from the coding sequence ATGACGGACAATAGCGATTATAGCGTACACCTTGGCGTGTTGCGCAGCGCCGAACGTGTGCGCAGTGCAGAATTTTCCGCCAGATTGCTGCTGCTGCTGATTGGCACAGCGACGGGCACCCTGCTCATGGGGCTGACCCTGCTGCCGCTTTGGCTGGGCGTCTATTATGCTGCCGTGGGTTTGGAGAAATTCGTGCTCTGGCGCTGGCCCCAGGCCACCTCCCGCAGGTTCTTTGCCGTGATGGTCGGTATCTCACTTTTGATCGCCTCCCTTTTCGCGGCACTCCCGGTTTATCTTTGGCTGCATGAAAACAACGCGTTGAAATACGGCGCAATGATCCTGCTGGTTGGGGGCGTGCTTAATGTCTTTTTGGTTCGGGCGCGGATATGGCAAATCTCTGCAGCCTATATGGCCCCCCTCGGGGGCGCATTCCTGGCAATTTCCGCATCCACCTATGAGGCCCCCGGCGGCGGCCCGTTGTTTTATACCACCCTGATTCTGTCGGCGACGATCATCTGCTATTTTCTCATCGCTGTTTACGAGGCCAATAGATCTCACCGCAGGCTGCTGGATACAGAACGGCAGTTCTTTCAGGCCCAAAAGATGGAAGCCGTGGGCACGCTGGCCGGAGGGCTGGCGCATGACTTCAACAACATGCTCAGCGTGGTTCAGGGCAACCTTGAGATGATCCGGACTGCAGAGAGTGACAGCGACCGGGAGGCCTTCTGCACAGAGGCGCTCACCGCCTGCTGGCGCGGCGCGGCCCTGACCCGGCAGTTGCTCGCCCTGAGTCGCGGGCCGATGATGGAGCCGGTGCGGCTGGACCCTGAAGATGTGCTGTTGGAGGTTGAGCGGCTGGTGCGGCGCGTGGCCCCGCCCAACATTGGCCTGAGCGTGACGGCCGAGCCTGACCTGCCGCACATCCTCGCCGATGAAACAACGCTGCAAGCCGCCCTGCTCAACCTTGCGATCAACGCCCGCGACGCCATGCCTGAGGGCGGAAGAATGCACTTTCAGGCCAGGCACCTCACGCGCGAGGATCCGCACCCGGCCTGGCTTCCCTCCGGGGCCTATGTGGCGCTTTCGGTCTGCGACAATGGCATCGGCATCCCTGAAGAGATTATCGGCAAGGTCTTCGACCCCTTCTTTTCGACCAAGGCCAAGGGCCATGGCACCGGCTTGGGGCTCTCGATGGTGGAGGGGTTTGCACATCAGGCAAACGGCCATGCCCATGCCGAATCACAAAGCGGCCACGGCAGCCGGTTCACGCTCTACCTGCCCGCCGTTTCCGCTGTGCCCCGACCCGCCGCGCCGGCACGGGGAGAGGCAAATACCGACGCGCGGCCCTGCCCCAAGGCAAGGCCCGCTCGGCCACAGCCCACCACAGGCTAG